From the Streptomyces sp. KMM 9044 genome, one window contains:
- a CDS encoding single-stranded DNA-binding protein, producing MAGETVITVVGNLVDDPELRFTPSGAAVAKFRVASTPRTFDRQTNEWKDGESLFLTCSVWRQAAENVAESLQRGMRVVVQGRLKQRSYEDREGVKRTVYELDVEEVGASLRNATAKVTKTTGRGGQGGYGGGGGQGGGGWGGSPGGGQQGGGTPADDPWASGAPAGGQQGGGQGGGGWGGGSSGSGSGSGGGYSDEPPF from the coding sequence ATGGCAGGCGAGACCGTCATCACGGTCGTCGGCAACCTTGTCGATGACCCCGAGCTGCGCTTCACCCCGTCCGGTGCGGCCGTCGCGAAGTTCCGTGTCGCATCGACTCCCCGCACCTTCGACCGCCAGACGAACGAGTGGAAGGACGGCGAAAGCCTGTTCCTGACCTGCTCGGTCTGGCGTCAGGCGGCGGAGAACGTCGCCGAGTCGCTCCAGCGAGGCATGCGCGTCGTCGTGCAGGGCCGGCTGAAGCAGCGGTCCTACGAGGACCGGGAGGGCGTCAAGCGTACGGTCTACGAACTGGACGTCGAGGAAGTCGGCGCCAGCCTGCGCAACGCCACGGCCAAGGTCACCAAGACCACCGGCCGCGGTGGCCAGGGTGGTTACGGCGGTGGCGGCGGCCAGGGTGGCGGCGGCTGGGGCGGAAGCCCCGGTGGTGGCCAGCAGGGCGGCGGCACTCCGGCCGACGACCCCTGGGCATCCGGCGCTCCTGCCGGTGGCCAGCAGGGCGGCGGCCAGGGTGGCGGCGGCTGGGGCGGAGGCTCCAGCGGCAGCGGCAGCGGCAGTGGTGGCGGCTACTCGGACGAGCCCCCCTTCTAG
- the rpsF gene encoding 30S ribosomal protein S6, whose protein sequence is MRHYEVMVILDPDLEERAVSPLIENFLSVVRDGGGKVEKVDTWGRRRLSYEIKKKPEGIYSVIDLQAEPAVVKELDRQMNLNESVLRTKVLRPENH, encoded by the coding sequence ATGCGTCACTACGAGGTGATGGTCATCCTCGACCCCGATCTCGAGGAGCGTGCTGTCTCCCCGCTGATCGAGAACTTCCTCTCTGTCGTCCGTGACGGCGGCGGAAAGGTCGAGAAGGTCGACACCTGGGGCCGTCGTCGTCTCTCGTACGAGATCAAGAAGAAGCCCGAGGGCATCTACTCGGTCATCGACCTCCAGGCCGAGCCTGCGGTCGTCAAGGAGCTCGACCGCCAGATGAACCTGAACGAGTCGGTCCTCCGGACCAAGGTCCTCCGCCCCGAGAACCACTGA